In the Hordeum vulgare subsp. vulgare chromosome 7H, MorexV3_pseudomolecules_assembly, whole genome shotgun sequence genome, one interval contains:
- the LOC123407756 gene encoding uncharacterized protein LOC123407756: MSAYSIPATPTIADLYICFGGPYSRRRLLAPSRLRFYGQEPHGCRNWLQLLTNLSNLTVLTLCSIVLRRLSAKARARLVATGAARPCKLLNLRELQLLMFEVEINNMNDIYSFLVACCGPRLERLFVQLPTINYPYEPEDEPSGSESEENGPTEELSYQEAQGEDELDEDFSEGEALEKDRLEEELAEADALEEDELEEELLEGNELEEELSGGEPPEEKQSEKQELEGSMEELSDRGQSEEETLKHDDVFENLMLLKMMNFMGRDNEMQLVSLVLKKATSLKQLILFTPKINHPEELQKDHTNTSSLLERKLFSLRKASPNAQIVLSEPDDSAIQPLHEAFVNDFLVVEL, encoded by the exons ATGTCTGCCTACAGCATCCCGGCCACCCCCACTATTGCTGACCTTTACATCTGCTTCGGAGGACCTTACAGCCGGCGGCGCTTGTTAGCGCCGTCGCGGCTGCGGTTTTATGGACAGGAGCCTCACGGTTGCAGAAACTGGCTTCAACTACTTACCAATCTGTCCAACCTTACTGTGCTTACCCTCTGCAGCATTGTCCTACGG AGACTGTCTGCCAAAGCTCGTGCCAGATTAGTTGCCACAGGCGCTGCACGGCCATGTAAATTGCTGAATTTGAGAGAGCTTCAGCTACTGATGTTTGAAGTGGAGATCAACAACATGAACGACATTTACTCTTTCCTCGTGGCGTGCTGTGGCCCTCGGTTGGAGAGGCTATTTGTGCAG CTTCCGACAATCAATTATCCATATGAGCCAGAGGATGAACCATCAGGATCAGAATCAGAGGAAAACGGGCCAACGGAAGAGCTATCGTACCAAGAGGCACAGGGGGAAGATGAGCTGGATGAAGACTTTTCAGAAGGAGAAGCACTGGAGAAAGATAGGCTAGAGGAAGAGCTGGCAGAGGCAGATGCTCTGGAGGAAGATGAGCTAGAGGAAGAGTTGCTAGAGGGAAATGAGCTAGAGGAAGAGTTGTCAGGGGGAGAGCCACCTGAGGAAAAGCAATCAGAGAAACAGGAGTTAGAAGGGTCAATGGAAGAGCTATCTGATAGAGGGCAATCAGAGGAAGAGACACTTAAGCACGACGATGTCTTTGAGAACCTCATGCTGCTCAAAATGATGAATTTCATGGGACGCGACAATGAGATGCAGCTAGTAAGCCTTGTGTTGAAGAAGGCTACTAGTCTCAAGCAACTGATACTATTTACTCCCAAGATTAATCACCCAGAAGAGCTCCAGAAGGATCATACGAATACTTCCAGTTTGCTtgaaagaaaactattttctctcagAAAGGCCTCACCAAATGCTCAGATAGTTCTCAGCGAGCCTGATGATAGTGCAATCCAGCCGTTGCACGAGGCTTTTGTCAATGATTTTCTTGTTGTGGAGTTATGA
- the LOC123409824 gene encoding external alternative NAD(P)H-ubiquinone oxidoreductase B1, mitochondrial: protein MGFSSFASRAAARFLEDIRRPAGVSTAALLLTAASGGGIVAYADSSRAEEASEPPPRKKKVVVLGTGWAGTSFLKNLDSSRYEVKVISPRNYFAFTPLLPSVTCGTVEARSIVEPIRRMFDKKRKDVAYYEAECFKIDPSKKAVHCRSAVGTNLDGNGDFMVDYDYLVVALGATVNTFNTPGVMEHCHFLKEVEDAQKIRKSVIDCFERASLPNLSEEEKRKILHFVIIGGGPTGVEFAAELHDFLVEDLVKLYPAIEEFVKITIIQSGEHILNTFDQRIAVFAESKFQRDGIELSTGFRVIKVSDDSITVKCKSSGVETLVPYGMAIWSAGIGTRPVITEFMNQVGQGKRRALATNEWLRVRECDSVYAIGDCSSISQRKIMEDISTVFKVADKDNSGTLTLKEINDILEDICIRYPQVELYMKSMHMLDISDLIKGGVGDANKESMVVDIEEFKKALCHVDSQVKTVPATAQVAAQQGYYLADCFNKMDHCVEHPEGPLRLTGSGEGHHNFRPFRYKHLGQFAPLGGEQAAAELPGDWVSMGHSTQWLWYSVYASKQVSWRTRVLVVSDWTRRFIFGRDSSRI from the exons ATGGGCTTCTCCTCCTTCGCCTCACGCGCCGCCGCCAGGTTCCTGGAGGACATCCGgcgccccgccggcgtctccaccGCGGCGCTCCTCCTCACGGCTGccag CGGCGGAGGCATTGTGGCCTATGCCGATTCCTCCAGGGCAGAGGAGGCTTCGGAGCCACCGcccaggaagaagaaggtggtggtCCTCGGCACCGGCTGGGCCGGCACCTCCTTCCTCAAGAACCTCGACTCCTCCCGCTACGAGGTGAAGGTCATCTCCCCCCGCAACTACTTCGCGTTCACGCCGCTGCTCCCCAGCGTCACCTGCGGGACCGTGGAGGCGCGCAGCATCGTCGAGCCCATACGGCGGATGTTCGACAAG AAAAGGAAAGATGTCGCGTATTATGAAGCAGAGTGCTTCAAGATCGATCCATCGAAGAAAGCCGTCCACTGTCGCTCTGCCGTCGGGACCAATTTGGATGGGAATGGCGATTTCATGGTTGATTATGATTACTTGGTTGTTGCTCTCGGAGCTACTGTTAATACATTCAACACTCCTGGTGTGATGGAGCATTGCCACTTTCTGAAG GAAGTGGAGGATGCCCAAAAGATCAGGAAGAGTGTGATAGACTGCTTTGAAAGGGCGTCACTTCCTAACCTCAGCgaagaggagaaaaggaagaTCCTTCACTTTGTGATTATTGGTGGTGGACCTACTGGGGTTgagtttgctgcagagttgcatgATTTTCTTGTAGAAGATCTGGTGAAGCTATATCCTGCCATTGAAGAATTCGTGAAGATAACAATTATTCAATCAGGAGAACATATATTGAATAC GTTTGACCAAAGGATAGCTGTGTTTGCTGAATCAAAGTTCCAAAGAGATGGCATCGAGTTGAGTACAGGATTCAGAGTGATAAAGGTCTCCGATGATTCAATTACAGTGAAGTGTAAATCATCTGGTGTAGAAACATTGGTGCCGTATGGGATGGCTATTTGGTCTGCGGGTATTGGTACTCGCCCGGTCATTACAGAGTTCATGAATCAAGTTGGTCAG GGCAAACGACGAGCCTTGGCAACTAATGAATGGTTAAGAGTTCGTGAGTGTGATAGTGTCTATGCAATTGGCGACTGCTCTTCAATAAGTCAAAGGAAAATAATG GAGGACATTTCAACAGTATTTAAAGTAGCAGACAAGGATAACTCTGGCACCTTGACACTGAAAGAAATAAACGATATTCTAGAAGACATTTGTATTAGATACCCTCAAGTGGAACTGTATATGAAAAGTATGCACATGCTTGATATTTCTGATTTGATAAAAGGTGGCGTAGGAGATGCCAACAAGGAGTCAATGGTGGTCGACATAGAGGAGTTCAAAAAAGCTTTGTGCCATGTAGACTCCCAAGTAAAAACTGTTCCGGCAACTGCTCAG GTTGCTGCGCAACAGGGGTATTATCTTGCTGACTGTTTTAATAAAATGGATCACTGCGTAGAGCATCCAGAAGGTCCGTTGCGGCTGACGGGGTCAGGGGAAGGGCATCACAATTTCCGCCCATTCCG GTACAAGCATCTCGGGCAGTTCGCGCCCTTGGGCGGGGAGCAAGCCGCGGCGGAGCTCCCGGGCGACTGGGTCTCGATGGGCCACAGCACCCAGTGGCTCTGGTACTCCGTGTACGCAAG CAAGCAGGTGAGCTGGCGCACTCGGGTCCTGGTGGTGTCCGACTGGACCCGGAGGTTCATATTCGGGAGGGACTCGAGCCGGATCTAG